A section of the Mesobacillus jeotgali genome encodes:
- a CDS encoding four-helix bundle copper-binding protein, producing MVNQQYQDCIQACIECIEACNVCFDSCLKEENVKMMAECIRMDRECAEICGMAVTAMQTNSHFVNQICGLCADICEACGNECKKHNHDHCQKCAEACFKCAEACRKMA from the coding sequence ATGGTTAACCAACAATATCAGGATTGTATCCAGGCATGTATTGAATGTATTGAAGCTTGTAATGTATGTTTTGATTCCTGCTTGAAGGAAGAAAATGTGAAAATGATGGCCGAGTGCATCAGGATGGATAGAGAATGTGCTGAGATCTGCGGCATGGCAGTAACCGCGATGCAAACCAACAGCCACTTTGTAAACCAGATTTGCGGGCTGTGCGCAGACATATGCGAAGCTTGCGGCAATGAATGCAAAAAGCACAATCATGACCATTGCCAAAAATGTGCAGAAGCTTGCTTTAAATGTGCAGAAGCATGCAGAAAAATGGCGTAA
- a CDS encoding S8 family peptidase, with translation MSTRKKLYAGTLAVLLGAATIFNAGVGKGEAEANSENTYLVIFKEQQGLPAGYADAIKKAGGQVEDKLDKLGAVEVTSTNANFLNEVKKSTLVLEAGVESTVYPEQTIEGETVSAEDSTEGADIYNKYMWDIKQVTNNGESWNLPGGSGLSVDGKDIVVGVIDTGIDYNHPDLKDNYAGGKSFVPGYDDPIDQNSHGTHVAGSIAAKGRALGVGPDLKVASYRVFGPTGGAATSHIAEALMTAADDNVDVVNMSLGGYDWFQDPAYATKDIVADVQLFNRAIQYAIQKGVTVVGSAGNNALDISSPGKISGDDKGATHRSPSSQTMIRVSAGGALKNLAFYSNYGVGKIDVMAPGGDLGPNYDPSTGAGRDNNYLAWSTVPVFDANKNVIGHGYGGKAGTSMAAPKTAALAGVVIAKHGKDKLSPSQVKAIIQNSAEDVFKTGYDENAGHGLINAVNALKLK, from the coding sequence ATGTCGACAAGAAAAAAGCTTTATGCAGGGACACTCGCAGTTCTATTAGGCGCTGCTACCATTTTCAATGCAGGTGTCGGAAAGGGAGAAGCAGAAGCGAATAGCGAAAATACATACCTTGTCATTTTTAAAGAACAACAGGGACTGCCAGCTGGTTATGCTGATGCAATTAAAAAAGCTGGCGGCCAGGTGGAAGATAAATTGGACAAGCTCGGAGCGGTAGAGGTCACATCGACAAATGCCAACTTTCTGAACGAGGTGAAAAAATCCACACTTGTTTTAGAGGCGGGTGTCGAAAGTACGGTATATCCCGAACAGACCATTGAAGGAGAAACTGTATCTGCTGAAGACAGTACTGAGGGCGCTGATATATACAATAAATACATGTGGGATATTAAGCAGGTGACAAATAATGGTGAGTCCTGGAACCTTCCAGGTGGAAGTGGATTATCTGTTGACGGAAAAGATATTGTCGTTGGTGTTATCGACACCGGAATTGATTACAACCATCCGGATCTTAAGGATAATTATGCTGGAGGAAAGTCCTTCGTTCCAGGCTATGACGATCCAATCGACCAGAATAGCCATGGCACGCATGTAGCCGGTTCTATTGCTGCAAAAGGAAGAGCTCTTGGTGTAGGTCCGGATCTTAAAGTGGCATCTTACCGAGTATTCGGTCCGACTGGAGGAGCTGCAACCTCCCATATCGCAGAGGCGCTTATGACAGCGGCAGATGACAATGTTGATGTTGTAAACATGTCCCTTGGAGGGTACGACTGGTTCCAGGATCCTGCGTATGCGACGAAGGATATCGTTGCCGATGTGCAATTGTTCAATCGTGCAATCCAGTACGCAATCCAAAAGGGAGTAACTGTTGTAGGATCAGCAGGGAATAATGCTCTTGACATTAGCAGTCCTGGAAAAATCTCTGGAGATGATAAGGGTGCTACCCACAGAAGTCCAAGCAGCCAGACAATGATTAGAGTATCTGCAGGCGGCGCTTTGAAAAACCTTGCTTTCTATTCTAACTATGGTGTAGGTAAAATTGACGTAATGGCACCAGGAGGCGACCTTGGACCGAACTACGATCCTTCGACCGGTGCTGGCAGAGATAATAACTACCTGGCTTGGAGCACTGTACCAGTATTTGATGCCAATAAAAATGTAATTGGCCACGGTTACGGCGGTAAAGCCGGTACTTCAATGGCTGCGCCAAAAACTGCTGCTCTTGCAGGTGTGGTCATTGCCAAGCATGGCAAGGACAAACTCTCTCCTTCACAAGTCAAAGCAATCATTCAAAATTCTGCTGAAGATGTTTTCAAGACAGGTTACGATGAAAATGCTGGACATGGTTTAATTAACGCTGTAAACGCTCTTAAATTAAAATAA
- a CDS encoding ABC transporter permease: MMQWFTLLNKEFLEMARNYKWIWMPISFILLGVMDPLSTYYLPEIINSVGGLPEGAVFEMPVPSPQEVFLMSLGQYQMIGILLISLSFMGMVSAERKSGVAQLILVKPVSYVAYITSKWTAALILIIVSIFLGMLASWYYTGVLFDFIPFKSFMESFGLYSLWLATVLSFLILCSAVFIHPGAAAVAVLSVVFISTMIGGSFQHLLEWSPTQLVSYVSERLISGIWSEHIWPAAVITVSMNILCLILAVYIFKRKELAK, from the coding sequence ATGATGCAGTGGTTCACGCTATTAAATAAAGAATTCCTTGAAATGGCCAGAAATTACAAATGGATTTGGATGCCAATCTCTTTTATTTTGCTAGGAGTAATGGATCCGCTGTCTACTTATTATTTACCGGAAATCATCAATTCTGTTGGCGGTCTTCCAGAGGGAGCAGTATTTGAAATGCCCGTGCCATCTCCTCAGGAAGTTTTCCTCATGAGCCTGGGACAATACCAGATGATTGGGATTTTATTAATTTCTCTATCCTTTATGGGGATGGTTTCGGCCGAAAGAAAAAGTGGCGTTGCCCAACTGATCCTTGTCAAACCTGTCTCTTATGTGGCTTACATCACTTCCAAGTGGACAGCAGCACTCATACTGATCATCGTTTCTATATTCCTTGGAATGCTGGCAAGCTGGTATTATACTGGTGTTCTTTTTGACTTTATCCCATTTAAGAGTTTCATGGAGTCCTTTGGACTATACTCATTATGGCTCGCTACCGTGTTGTCCTTCTTGATACTATGCAGCGCCGTGTTTATTCATCCGGGAGCAGCCGCAGTGGCAGTTCTTTCGGTGGTGTTCATTAGTACAATGATAGGAGGATCTTTTCAGCACCTGTTAGAATGGAGCCCGACACAACTTGTTTCCTATGTCTCTGAAAGATTGATTTCAGGTATATGGTCTGAACATATTTGGCCAGCTGCAGTCATAACTGTATCTATGAATATCTTATGCCTCATCCTTGCGGTTTACATTTTTAAGAGAAAAGAACTGGCAAAGTAG
- a CDS encoding ABC transporter ATP-binding protein, producing the protein MAFVRVENLEKSFKELKVVKGLNFELETGKCIALIGANGAGKTTTLKMISGLLQPSKGSIHFEGEKIGGDHRRLIGYLPQHPVFHDWMTAREFLEYVGKLSGLEPKVARARSAELLELVGIADSKNRRIGKFSGGMKQRLGIAQAIIHRPKLIMLDEPVSALDPFGRREVLELLDKLKRDATVLFSTHILNDAEEVCESILFLHNGELIESGTMEEFREKYHQSKIDIVFTQDAYEFLDVFLNKENIISIQTEGNKASIYTEDLEAVKEAVLSQALKADWPLEKFEIGSISLEDVFMRVVKK; encoded by the coding sequence ATGGCGTTTGTCCGAGTGGAGAATTTAGAAAAAAGCTTCAAGGAATTAAAAGTGGTTAAAGGACTGAATTTTGAACTGGAGACAGGAAAATGTATAGCTCTTATTGGGGCCAATGGGGCGGGGAAAACAACAACCTTAAAAATGATATCCGGTTTGCTTCAGCCTTCTAAAGGCAGTATTCATTTCGAGGGAGAAAAAATAGGTGGTGATCATCGCCGACTGATTGGTTATCTCCCGCAACATCCAGTATTCCATGACTGGATGACCGCCAGGGAGTTTCTCGAGTATGTTGGGAAGCTATCCGGATTGGAACCGAAGGTAGCCCGGGCAAGGTCCGCCGAGCTTCTAGAGCTTGTGGGCATAGCAGACTCGAAAAACAGGAGAATCGGAAAGTTTTCTGGAGGAATGAAACAGCGCCTGGGGATTGCCCAGGCAATCATCCATAGACCCAAGTTAATCATGCTCGATGAACCCGTTTCAGCTTTAGACCCTTTTGGAAGAAGAGAAGTTCTTGAACTGCTGGATAAGTTAAAGAGGGATGCAACCGTACTATTCTCTACACATATCTTGAATGACGCTGAAGAAGTTTGTGAAAGTATTTTGTTTCTTCATAATGGTGAGCTGATAGAATCGGGAACAATGGAAGAATTCCGGGAGAAATACCATCAGTCAAAAATTGACATAGTCTTTACTCAGGATGCCTATGAGTTCCTGGATGTTTTTTTAAACAAGGAAAATATTATATCCATTCAAACTGAAGGAAATAAAGCAAGTATTTATACTGAGGATCTTGAGGCAGTCAAAGAAGCTGTTCTTAGCCAGGCATTAAAGGCTGACTGGCCGCTTGAAAAATTTGAAATTGGTTCCATCAGTCTTGAAGATGTGTTCATGAGAGTGGTGAAAAAATGA
- a CDS encoding PLD nuclease N-terminal domain-containing protein yields the protein MEILADVNWALLAPILVIQAILLVVALVDLIKIEKTNGPKWLWAVIILVINIIGPILYFVLGRRNQ from the coding sequence ATGGAAATACTTGCAGATGTAAACTGGGCACTACTTGCGCCAATACTTGTGATACAGGCAATTCTATTGGTTGTGGCGCTTGTTGACTTGATAAAAATAGAAAAAACAAATGGACCTAAATGGCTTTGGGCTGTCATCATATTGGTGATCAATATTATTGGTCCCATCCTGTACTTTGTGCTTGGAAGGAGAAATCAGTAA
- a CDS encoding DUF4870 domain-containing protein, with protein sequence MPKNDERLIAAGIYVISFFTAFLGPLIIWLLKKDDSSYVDYHGREYMNFFISYTVYGIVSGILVILLVGIFMLWVIGILAIVFTIIGAIKAYEGQEYRIPFIFRIL encoded by the coding sequence ATGCCAAAAAATGATGAACGGCTTATTGCAGCAGGCATTTATGTGATCAGCTTTTTTACTGCTTTTCTTGGTCCGCTGATTATCTGGCTGTTAAAAAAGGATGATTCCAGTTATGTTGATTACCATGGAAGGGAATATATGAACTTTTTTATTTCTTATACAGTATATGGAATTGTCAGCGGAATTCTCGTCATCCTGTTAGTAGGAATTTTTATGTTGTGGGTGATTGGGATTTTAGCCATCGTATTCACCATTATAGGAGCAATAAAAGCATATGAAGGCCAAGAATATCGTATTCCATTCATCTTCAGGATTTTGTAG
- a CDS encoding amidohydrolase, which produces MNRILLKNANLIPITSEQKLKCDVLIKEGKISKVQPDIPFKSGDKVIDCSYNYLLPGFIDVHTHLGLYDEGTGWAGNDANETIEPMSPHVRAIDGVYPLDPAFNDALKYGITTAHVMPGSANVIGGTTSVIKTAGKNISNMIIQETAGLKIALGENPKRIHSMGNKDSITRMGIMGMLREAFYEAMNADNPESLRVHPIIKALKREIPVRIHAHRADDIMSAIRFAEEFNLDLRIEHCTEGHLIADELAGLNLKVSVGPTLTRRSKVELKNKSWKTYQELTDRGVEVSVTTDHPYTPIQYLNLCASIAVREGLSEKKALEGITILPARNLRVDHLVGSIETGKDADLVLWNQHPFHYSAKPLWTMINGKIVYQN; this is translated from the coding sequence ATGAATAGAATTTTATTAAAGAACGCCAATCTAATCCCTATAACCTCTGAACAAAAATTAAAATGTGATGTTCTCATAAAGGAAGGAAAAATATCCAAAGTTCAACCTGACATTCCGTTCAAATCTGGAGATAAAGTTATTGACTGCTCTTATAATTATTTGCTTCCTGGCTTCATCGATGTCCATACTCACCTCGGGCTTTATGATGAAGGTACTGGCTGGGCCGGCAATGACGCGAACGAAACGATTGAGCCGATGAGTCCACACGTCCGGGCAATAGACGGTGTGTATCCGCTTGATCCAGCATTCAACGATGCACTGAAATATGGGATAACAACGGCTCATGTTATGCCAGGAAGTGCCAATGTGATTGGCGGAACTACATCTGTTATCAAAACAGCTGGAAAAAATATCAGTAATATGATCATTCAGGAGACAGCGGGGCTGAAAATTGCATTAGGGGAAAATCCAAAACGAATTCACAGTATGGGAAATAAAGACTCCATCACACGCATGGGCATCATGGGGATGCTGAGGGAAGCATTTTACGAGGCGATGAATGCCGATAATCCGGAATCGTTGAGAGTCCATCCAATAATTAAAGCGTTGAAAAGGGAAATTCCTGTAAGAATCCATGCTCATCGAGCTGATGATATCATGTCAGCCATAAGATTTGCAGAAGAATTCAATCTGGATTTACGTATCGAGCATTGTACTGAAGGACATTTGATTGCAGATGAACTTGCCGGGCTAAATTTAAAAGTTTCTGTAGGTCCCACACTCACCCGCCGTTCAAAGGTGGAACTCAAGAATAAGAGCTGGAAAACCTATCAGGAATTGACAGATCGTGGTGTTGAAGTTTCTGTGACTACAGATCATCCCTACACTCCCATCCAGTACCTGAACCTATGTGCTTCTATTGCGGTTAGGGAAGGATTGTCTGAGAAAAAAGCTCTTGAAGGAATTACGATTTTACCAGCTAGGAATTTGCGGGTAGATCACCTTGTTGGCAGCATTGAGACTGGAAAAGACGCAGATTTGGTTTTATGGAATCAGCATCCCTTTCACTATAGCGCCAAGCCGCTGTGGACAATGATTAATGGCAAAATCGTTTATCAAAATTAG
- a CDS encoding GNAT family N-acetyltransferase, whose amino-acid sequence MLKKRDLHDCHDLFELMAHPEVFPFVRQKANSYEEFVFITKQTIEAEESGELISRTILDEWGAPIGTINLYDVQEGAGFLGTWLGKPYHGKGYNNMAKDAFFQELFYDLGIETIFMRIRKVNIRSIKAAEKLPYVVKANETRRNIYEQLNANGEVYDLYEIPKDQYTLYLKRTGVQEEESVQLLEA is encoded by the coding sequence ATGCTCAAAAAACGCGATCTACATGATTGCCACGATTTATTTGAGCTGATGGCGCATCCGGAGGTCTTCCCTTTTGTGCGCCAAAAGGCCAATTCATATGAGGAATTCGTCTTCATTACAAAACAAACAATTGAAGCTGAAGAAAGTGGAGAATTAATATCCCGGACCATCCTTGACGAATGGGGTGCTCCAATCGGCACAATTAATCTATACGATGTCCAGGAAGGCGCAGGATTTTTAGGTACCTGGCTAGGAAAGCCTTATCATGGCAAGGGATATAATAATATGGCAAAGGATGCCTTTTTCCAGGAATTATTTTATGATTTGGGAATCGAAACGATTTTCATGCGAATCAGGAAAGTTAATATCCGTTCCATCAAAGCAGCAGAAAAGCTGCCTTACGTTGTCAAGGCAAATGAAACACGAAGGAATATATATGAACAGTTAAACGCTAATGGAGAGGTGTATGATCTTTACGAAATCCCAAAAGATCAATATACTCTATACTTGAAGCGGACCGGAGTTCAGGAAGAGGAATCCGTGCAATTACTGGAAGCATAA
- a CDS encoding SDR family oxidoreductase — protein sequence MKNKTALITGGAAGIGRRTAMQLAEEGVNIIINYRTSKNEAEKLVSELSERYNTRNICIQGDITEYDACEKIVSQAMQEFPSIDIVIHNAGPYITERKKMADYTFHEWNYLINGNLNAVFYLSNLIIPSMRNQKWGRIITVGYDRVESAPGWIYRSAFAAAKAGLASLTKTIALEEAENGITANMVCPGDIVGDWKESVIEDSLGISDPSVPVGRPGTGQDVSRVISFLAHEQSSFITGSIIPITGGKDVLGKIYRERS from the coding sequence GTGAAAAATAAAACTGCTTTGATTACTGGGGGCGCAGCCGGGATAGGAAGGCGAACTGCCATGCAGCTTGCTGAAGAAGGAGTAAATATAATCATCAATTACCGGACCAGCAAAAATGAGGCTGAAAAACTTGTTAGTGAACTATCAGAAAGATACAACACGAGAAACATATGTATTCAGGGTGATATAACAGAATATGATGCTTGTGAAAAAATTGTTTCTCAGGCAATGCAGGAGTTTCCTTCTATAGATATTGTCATTCATAATGCTGGCCCATATATTACCGAAAGGAAAAAAATGGCCGACTATACCTTCCATGAATGGAATTACTTGATAAATGGAAATTTGAATGCTGTTTTCTATTTATCCAATCTCATTATTCCTTCAATGAGAAATCAGAAGTGGGGACGAATCATAACAGTCGGTTATGACAGAGTAGAATCTGCGCCTGGATGGATTTATAGGTCTGCGTTTGCTGCTGCAAAGGCCGGATTAGCTTCTTTGACAAAAACAATTGCTTTAGAAGAAGCGGAGAACGGAATTACCGCAAATATGGTTTGTCCAGGAGATATAGTTGGAGACTGGAAGGAGAGCGTAATTGAAGATTCCCTTGGTATTAGTGATCCATCCGTCCCAGTAGGCAGACCAGGTACCGGCCAGGACGTCTCAAGAGTAATCAGCTTCCTGGCTCATGAACAATCCAGTTTTATTACTGGAAGCATCATTCCAATAACGGGTGGTAAGGATGTTTTGGGAAAAATCTATCGAGAAAGATCTTAG
- a CDS encoding Hsp20/alpha crystallin family protein produces MFPWNMMPFDRNTQKKFLEMKPEEIENYVQQMMGKMLQPDMKGMFKPDEWLKGMQQQSTPQSEKPANKLNEEIFETHDFVYVRVPLKEDKWLNQMKMFYTSNQVIFEHIPQISDKHTIVLPATVKRKGASAIHRDGILELRLPKIVALQFSEIDIST; encoded by the coding sequence TTGTTTCCATGGAATATGATGCCATTCGATCGCAATACACAAAAGAAGTTTTTGGAAATGAAACCAGAAGAAATTGAGAATTACGTTCAACAAATGATGGGGAAAATGCTCCAGCCAGACATGAAGGGGATGTTTAAGCCTGATGAATGGTTAAAAGGAATGCAGCAGCAAAGTACTCCACAGTCAGAAAAACCTGCAAACAAATTGAACGAGGAGATATTCGAAACCCATGACTTTGTATATGTCAGGGTTCCGCTTAAAGAGGATAAATGGCTTAATCAAATGAAAATGTTCTATACTTCAAATCAGGTTATTTTTGAACACATTCCTCAAATTTCAGATAAGCATACGATTGTTTTACCAGCTACTGTTAAACGGAAGGGAGCCTCAGCTATCCACCGGGATGGGATACTCGAACTCAGGCTTCCCAAAATTGTCGCTTTACAGTTCTCCGAAATCGATATATCCACATAA
- a CDS encoding IS1182 family transposase (programmed frameshift), with amino-acid sequence MFRPRRDSQNEAEFVFIEDLVPEDHFLRKVDKYIDFSFIEKKVRPFYSENNGRPSDPIMLFKMMFIGYFYGIRSERQLEREVQMNVAYRWFLGLKLNDPVLDHSTISWNRRKRFKDTNIFQEIFDEIVLLAINHKMVGGRVLFTDSTHLKANANKHKFTREEIEIETREYIEELNKAVDEDRTNHGKKPLKEREEVTETKEIRKSTTDPDCGFMSRDNKQEMFCYLDHRTTDMKFNIITDAYVTPGNVHDSVPYLSRLDRQIDRFGFKVEAVALDSGYLTNPICKGLHDRSIFGVIAHRRYQPTKGLFPKWKFTYDKEQDIYTCPNDQELVYRTTTRDGYREYKSDSKKCSECPLLKECTRSKNKQKVITRHVWEDFKEKVRLNRLSLSGKMLYKYRKEKVERSFADSKELHGLRYCRLRGLHNASEQVLLTAACQNIKKIATHLAKLG; translated from the exons ATGTTCAGACCTAGAAGAGATTCACAAAATGAAGCTGAATTTGTTTTCATTGAAGACTTGGTCCCTGAGGACCACTTTCTACGAAAGGTTGATAAGTACATAGATTTTTCTTTTATCGAGAAAAAAGTCCGTCCATTTTATTCTGAGAATAACGGTCGCCCTTCGGACCCTATTATGCTTTTTAAGATGATGTTCATTGGTTATTTTTATGGCATTCGTTCTGAACGACAATTAGAACGGGAAGTTCAGATGAATGTTGCCTACAGGTGGTTCCTGGGTTTAAAGCTGAATGATCCAGTACTAGATCATTCGACAATCAGTTGGAATCGACGAAAACGTTTTAAGGATACGAACATCTTTCAAGAGATCTTTGATGAAATTGTCCTTCTGGCCATTAATCATAAAATGGTGGGTGGAAGGGTGTTATTTACTGACTCCACTCACCTTAAAGCCAATGCAAATAAACACAAATTTACTCGTGAAGAAATCGAAATCGAGACTAGGGAATACATAGAAGAACTCAATAAAGCTGTTGATGAAGATAGAACAAACCACGGAAAAAAGC CACTAAAAGAAAGAGAGGAGGTGACAGAGACCAAGGAAATTCGAAAAAGTACAACCGATCCTGATTGTGGCTTCATGTCCAGAGATAATAAGCAGGAAATGTTCTGTTATCTGGACCACCGAACAACAGATATGAAGTTTAATATCATAACAGATGCCTATGTAACACCTGGAAATGTCCATGACTCTGTCCCTTACCTTTCTAGATTGGATCGTCAAATTGATCGTTTTGGATTTAAAGTAGAAGCTGTGGCGCTCGACTCAGGATATTTAACAAATCCAATTTGTAAAGGTCTACACGACCGAAGTATTTTTGGTGTAATTGCCCATCGGAGATATCAGCCAACAAAAGGTCTTTTCCCAAAATGGAAGTTTACATATGACAAAGAACAAGACATCTATACTTGTCCTAATGACCAAGAGTTGGTTTACCGCACCACAACAAGAGATGGATACCGTGAATATAAGTCCGACTCTAAAAAATGTTCAGAATGCCCACTCCTGAAGGAGTGCACAAGATCAAAAAATAAACAAAAGGTCATAACTCGTCATGTGTGGGAGGACTTCAAGGAAAAGGTCCGCCTAAACAGACTCTCCCTCTCCGGAAAAATGCTTTATAAATATAGAAAAGAAAAAGTCGAGCGAAGCTTCGCAGATTCGAAAGAACTGCATGGGCTTCGCTATTGCCGGTTGCGAGGCTTACACAATGCGAGTGAGCAGGTGTTACTCACCGCAGCGTGTCAGAATATAAAAAAGATTGCCACACACCTAGCCAAGCTAGGATAA
- a CDS encoding IS1182 family transposase (programmed frameshift), with protein MFKPKRESQNEAEFVFIEDLVPEDHHLRKVDKYIDFSFIGEKVRPFYSENNGRPSDPIMLFKMMFIGYFYGIRSERQLEREVQTNVAYRWFLGLKLTDPVPDHSTISWNRRTRFKDTNIFQEIFDEIVLLAINHKMVGGRVLFTDSTHLKANANKHKFSREEVEVETREYIEELNRAVEEDRSSHGKKPLKEREEVTETKEIRKSTTDPDCGFMSRENKQEMFCYLDHRTTDMKFNIITDAYVTPGNVHDSVPYLSRLDRQMVRFGFKVEAVALDSGYLTNPICKGLHDRSIFGVIAHRRYQPTKGLFPKWKFTYHKEEDIYVCPNGQELVYRTTTREGYREYKSDAKKCSECPLLKECTRSKNKQKVITRHVWEEFKEKVRLNRLSLSGKMLYKYRKEKVERSFADSKELHGLRYCRLRGLHNASEQVLLTAACQNIKKIATHLAKLG; from the exons ATGTTCAAACCGAAAAGAGAATCACAAAATGAAGCTGAATTTGTTTTTATTGAAGACTTGGTCCCCGAGGATCATCATCTAAGAAAGGTTGATAAGTACATTGATTTTTCTTTTATCGGGGAGAAAGTCCGTCCCTTCTATTCAGAGAATAATGGGCGTCCTTCGGATCCGATTATGCTATTTAAGATGATGTTCATTGGTTACTTTTATGGCATCCGTTCGGAACGGCAATTAGAACGTGAAGTCCAGACAAATGTAGCTTACCGATGGTTCCTTGGCTTGAAGCTCACTGACCCGGTTCCGGATCATTCAACGATCAGTTGGAACCGACGAACTCGTTTTAAGGATACAAACATCTTTCAAGAGATCTTTGATGAAATTGTTCTTCTTGCCATTAATCATAAAATGGTTGGTGGAAGAGTTTTATTTACAGACTCCACTCATTTAAAAGCAAATGCCAATAAGCACAAATTCTCTCGTGAAGAAGTGGAAGTTGAGACTAGGGAGTATATAGAAGAACTCAATAGAGCTGTAGAAGAAGACAGGTCAAGCCACGGAAAAAAGC CTCTAAAAGAAAGAGAGGAGGTGACAGAGACTAAGGAAATCCGAAAAAGCACAACCGATCCTGACTGTGGCTTCATGTCGAGGGAAAATAAACAGGAAATGTTCTGTTATCTGGACCATCGAACAACGGATATGAAGTTCAATATCATAACTGATGCCTATGTTACTCCAGGAAATGTCCATGACTCTGTCCCTTATCTTTCTAGACTTGATCGTCAGATGGTCCGTTTTGGTTTTAAAGTAGAAGCTGTGGCACTCGACTCAGGTTATTTAACGAATCCCATTTGTAAAGGGCTTCACGACAGAAGTATTTTTGGTGTAATCGCACATCGGAGATATCAGCCGACAAAAGGTCTTTTCCCAAAATGGAAGTTTACATATCACAAGGAAGAGGATATCTATGTTTGTCCCAATGGACAGGAGTTAGTTTATCGCACTACAACAAGAGAAGGGTATCGAGAATATAAGTCGGATGCTAAAAAATGTTCGGAATGCCCACTCCTGAAGGAGTGCACAAGGTCAAAGAACAAACAAAAGGTCATAACACGTCATGTGTGGGAAGAATTCAAGGAGAAGGTACGACTAAATAGACTCTCCCTCTCTGGAAAAATGCTCTATAAATATAGAAAAGAGAAAGTCGAGCGAAGCTTCGCAGATTCGAAAGAACTGCATGGGCTTCGCTATTGTCGGTTGCGGGGCTTGCACAATGCGAGTGAGCAAGTGTTACTCACCGCAGCGTGTCAAAATATAAAAAAGATCGCCACACACCTAGCCAAGCTAGGATAA
- a CDS encoding CAP domain-containing protein, translating to MKKTMILSIAAAAALFTANPFMDKADASTIQTKVYYYQSGNVSDLNMDSILQKYFKNYQFAWKQAPIQSNSQKQVKAPETKNVQAPVKAPAKAPAPAPAKSTAQAPAKTTTQAPAKAPVSSAVSAYEQKVVELTNQERAKNGLKPLSLDTELSKVAREKSRDMQSKGYFSHTSPTYGSPFDMMKKFGISYRSAGENIAMGQPTPEEVVKAWMNSSGHRANILNSSYTHIGVGHVANGNYWTQMFIGK from the coding sequence ATGAAGAAAACTATGATTCTTTCAATCGCAGCAGCTGCAGCTCTATTCACTGCAAATCCATTCATGGATAAGGCAGATGCTTCAACTATTCAGACAAAAGTGTATTATTACCAAAGCGGAAATGTTAGTGATCTAAATATGGATTCTATTCTTCAAAAGTATTTCAAGAATTACCAATTCGCTTGGAAACAAGCGCCAATTCAGTCTAATAGCCAAAAGCAAGTAAAAGCACCTGAAACTAAAAATGTCCAAGCACCTGTAAAGGCGCCAGCAAAAGCTCCAGCACCAGCACCAGCGAAATCAACAGCACAGGCACCAGCAAAAACAACAACACAGGCGCCAGCAAAAGCTCCTGTATCATCTGCTGTTAGCGCATATGAACAAAAAGTAGTAGAGCTTACGAATCAGGAAAGAGCAAAAAACGGATTAAAACCACTTTCACTTGATACAGAATTGAGCAAAGTTGCCAGGGAAAAATCTCGTGACATGCAAAGCAAAGGATATTTCAGCCATACAAGCCCAACTTATGGATCACCTTTTGATATGATGAAAAAATTCGGCATCTCTTATCGCTCTGCAGGTGAGAACATCGCTATGGGACAGCCTACTCCAGAAGAGGTAGTTAAAGCGTGGATGAACAGCTCAGGCCACCGTGCTAATATTCTTAACTCTAGCTATACTCACATCGGTGTAGGACATGTAGCAAACGGCAACTATTGGACTCAAATGTTCATCGGTAAATAA